TGCTGTCGGCTGCCAGCCTGGTGATCTCGGGACTCGCCCTGTCACTCCTGGGGCCGACACCGGTCGTCGGTCAGGCGTACGGACCTTACGTCGTCGACGTGGCCGGCTCCCTCCAGGCGGTCGCCACCGTCACCCTCAACAGCCAGCAAGCGGACAGGACCGGGCTGTTTCCCTTCGGCACCGTGCCGTCCGGAAAGCGCCTGGTCATCCAGCATGTGTCGGCCGAAGCCCGCATGCCGACGGGTCAGCGGCTCCGGGTGACGCTCAACACCCGGCTCAGCGGGGAGCCGAGCGCGAGGAACCACTTTCTCATGATGGCGTTCCAGGCCGTGCTGGGAGGCCTGGACGTTCTGACCGCCAGCCAGCCGATCATCGCCTATGCCGACTCCAACGAGCAGATCGGCGTCAACGTCCAGCGAACCGCAAGTACCGGGACGGCCACCGTCAAGGTCACGATCACCGGGCAGCTCGCGGACAGGCCGTAGCGCGCCCGCGCCCGGCACTCGCGGCCTGCGGCGCGCGGCGACACCTGCACGGTCGGCATCGCGAAGTCCAGCGGCCGGGGCTACCGGGCGGAGTCCTACTCGAAAGGCTGGCCGTACCGTTCGCGGTGGGCAACGGCTCGCAGCGGTTTGCGCTGCTTCTTGCCTCGTCCGGTGGCTCCAACCGGGTAGCCGAACGGAACGATCGCCACGACATCCAGCTCGGCCGGGATGCTGAGGAGAGCCTTGACCCCCTCCAGCCCACCGAAGCCGACCCAGTTGGAGCCTACCCCGTCGGCCCACGCCGTCAGCAGCATCGACTGGATCGCGCGGCTCGCATCGGAGACGGAGAACCGGGTCCTGTCGACCGCCACCACGATCGCCAGCGACGCCTGAGCGACGTACGGCCCGGTTTGTGCCAGGCCCCCGAGCCGGCGCAGCGTCTCCCGGTCCTGGACCGCGATGAAGTGCCAGGGCTGCATGTTCATGGCACTCCCCGTCAGGCGCCCGGCCTCGACGATCCGACGGAGCGTCGCCTCCGGCACGGGCTTCTCCTGGTAGCCTCGCACGGCCAGGATCGTGCGGACGGCCTCGAAGACTTCCATATCCTTGGTTTCCTTTATGGAGGGCAGGTGCCCGAGGATGTCCAACCGGGGCGTCAAGGGCGGTGGAACTCTCGGTTCGCGAGCCAGGCGCGCTTGAGCGTGTCGCCCCGGAGCCCCGAGCGCAAGGCCTCGAGAGCCAGGATGTCCTCGGGCGGGATGTTCCCGAGATTCACGTTGGGCCCGAAGCGGAGGACGAGGTAGCGCTGCTGGGGCCCGAGCGGCGCCTCCCAGAGGATGCGGCCCGGGTCCTTGACACCCCCGAGAAAGGCGTCGATCTCGGCCTCCTTGGGGAGACCCGAGGCGTCGTAGATCCCGACGCCCTTGCCGGCCTCGCGGGCCTCCATGATGACCATGAAGGCCCCGCAATCGAGGTCCGCGTTCACCTGCTCGGCGAGGACGGCCATCGGCTGGGCGTCGTTCGGGTCCTTCTTGCCGACCTCGGACAGGACCCGAAGGCCCGCCTTCACCGCCTTCCCGATCGCCTCGGCCCGCGTCCGCGGATCCATCTCGATGGTGCCGTCCGAGACCTCGAGGGCGTTGAACCCGAGCTCGCGCGCGCGATCCAGGTAGCGGTCGAAGCTTTGCTGCCAGATCGCGACCTCCTGGAACGTGCCGCCCGGCATGCAGGCCACCCCGTGGGCGGTGATGGTGCGGACCTTCTCCTTGAGCACGTCGTAGGCGAAGAACGCCGAGGTGCCGAAGGTGAGCTTGACGACGTCGATCGAGGGCGCCGCCACCTGCATGAGGTCGTCGATGGCATGGAGGCCGAGCCCTTTGTCGATCACCATCGTCCAGCCGCTGTCCCGGGGCTTCGGCAGGCGCTCGCGGACCGGAAGCTCGATCACGCCTTGCCAGGCCGGACGCGACGGTGGTTCAGGCATCGAGGAGGCCCTCCATGCAGTTGCGGGCGCCGCAGAGGGTCGTCCAGGCGCCCTTGATGGTCGCCCGGTCGACGAGGCCGCCCATGGCCGCCAGGCGGCGCGCCATCAGCTCCGGGGTGTCCAGGGACGGAAGCGGGAGCCGGTCGTACAGCAGCACCGTGTTGCCGTGCTTCTCGGTCGCGTTGTCGAAGAGGAGCTTCACCACCTTCTCCCGCCGATCGAGCCGCCCGACGATGGCCCGCTCCCGGCCCGACTCCACCCTGGGGCTCACGATCCGGAGGGATGGGCTCACCAGCACGTCGGCCGGGGTCTGGACGTGCCCGAGGTCGAGCGCGATCTTGGTGCCCCACGGGTCCATCGATGCCGGCAGCGTGAGTCCGAGGCGGTCGATCACACCCGGGAAGTCGTAGAGGAGGGTGCCGAGGCGGATGTTGTCGAAGAGCGAACCCTTGTAGACCTCGTACCCTCCGCCGGTGAGGCGGACATGCGTCATCTCGGTGGAGAAGATGGTCCAGCCTCGGGTCAGGCCCTCCAGCAGGAAGACGGTCTTGCCGGCCCCGGCGCCACCGGGAATGAGCCAGAGATCGCCCTTGTCGTCGACCATGGCGCTGGCGTGGAAGGACCATGTCTCGTGGTAGCGCTCGAGGGCCACGATCGCGTAGCGGAAGAGGAGCCCCAGGTTGCCGAAGAGAGTGTAGCGGCGATCCGAGCAGGTCGCCTCCAGCCCCGTCCAGTCCCCGACCGCCACCACCCGGTCGGCGGCGAAGACGACCTCGGGGGCAAGATCGCGCACGTCGAGGATGCGAAGCTCCGCGTCGACGGCCCGGCCGCCGCTCTCCCACGGGACCACGGCCACGCGGTGATAATCGGTGAGGAGCGACTGGGGCACCCGGTCCTCGAAATACTCCGAGCGGGTGATCAAGGCCCCGTTGTTCGAGACGAGGCCGAGTCGGGCGTGCACGATCTGAATCGCGCGGCGATGGAGGTCCACGGTCGGCTCCGAGGCGACTGTCTCCCGACTGTCCCAGATGAGGCTGGCCCTGTCAAGCGGGCCGGGTCCTCTCGGCCGGCTGCGCTGACCGGTGAAGCGTGAGGCGGCTGAGCCGATGCGCCACGTCGGTCGCGACTACCTGGGTGTACACTGCACGCTCGTGCCCGACATCGCGTTGACCCGCGTGATCGCGCTGGCCGCCTTGATCTGGACCTATATCGGCCTGACGATCGGGCGTGTTCCCGGCCTCCGGGTCGACCGGACCGGCGTCGCCATCATCGGGGCCGCCGTCGTGGTGGTCACCGGCGTGGTCCCGTGGGATCGCGCGGTCGCCTCGGTCGACGCGCACACGCTCGCCCTTCTCTTCGGGATGATGATCGTCTCGGCTTACCTCCGGCTCTCCGGGTTCTTCCACCTGGTGACCCTGTGGGCGGTCCGGCGGGCCCGGACACCGGCCGGGCTGCTGGCGGCGCTGATCGGCGCCGCCGGGGTGCTGTCCGCGGTGTTCGTGAACGACGTGATCTGCCTGGTCCTGGCCCCGCTCGTTCTGAGGATCACCCGGCAGCTCCGCCTGCCGCCAGTCCCCTACCTCATCGCCCTGGCGACGGCCGCCAACGTGGGCAGCGTGGCAACGCTGACGGGCAACCCCCAGAACATGCTGGTGGGCAGCTTCTCGGGACTGAGCTACCGGAGCTTCCTCTTCCGGGAGGCGCCGGTGGCGCTCATCGGCCTCGTCTGCGTGTTCGGCATCGTGTGGCTGGTCTACCGCAGCCAGCTTGGCGCCGTCATCGAGCCCGGCCAGATCGAGACCCACTTCGCCGTCCACTACCCGCTCATGATCAAGACCGTCCTCGGCGTCCTCGTCATGCTGGTGGCCTTCCTCGCGGGCGTCCCGGTCGCGCTGGTGGCGCTGGGCGGCGCGGCCTACACACTCCTCACGCGGCGAGTCAAGCCGGCCAAGGTCTACCGCGAGATCAACTGGGAGCTCCTGGTGCTCTTCACCGGGCTCTTCGTCCTGATCGGGGGCCTGGAAGCCACCGGCCTCACCGGGGAGCTCTTCCGATGGACGGCCGCCGCCCACCTCCACCACCCCGCGATGCTCACCGCCGTGAGCGCCGTGCTCTCGAATCTCGTCTCGAATGTCCCGGCGGTGCTGCTCTTCAAGTCGATCATTCCCACGTTCGCGGAGCCTGCGCGAGGCTGGCTCATCCTGGCCATGGCCTCCACGCTGGCGGGAAACCTGACGCTCTTCGGCTCCGTGGCAAACCTGATCGTGGTCGAGGTGGCCCGCGGCGCCCGGGTCGAGCTCCACTTCCTCGAGTACTCCCGCGTCGGGGTCCCGCTCACCCTGGTGACACTCCTCGTCGGCTGGCTCGTCCTGAGCCTCCTGCCCGTCTAGATCGTGGGAGGGGGCCTCGACGGCCCTCCGGAGACGGCGCGAGCCCGGCAGTGCCGGGCTCGGCGTGAGGCCGGCCCCGATCGGACCGGCCGCGTTTGAGGAATTGCGGTCAGGCCGCCGCCTTCTTGAGGGCCGGCTCCTGCTCGAGGTGCTGGGCCATGTGCCGCACGATCCGCTGGAGCTGGTCTTCGTCCGCCTGCTTCATCTGGTTCCAGAGCTGCTGGCAGTGCTGGCAATCTTTGGCGTCTTTCTGGAAGGTGTCGTAGCGGTGGAGCCCCTTGGAGATGACGGAGGCCGTCTCCATCAGGTTGTACGTGGCGTCCTTCAGCATCGTGTCCTCCTCGGTGGGCGATCGGGCCGTCGGTCCGTGCTGGATGGCGTGCAATCCCACGGCCGGTTTACCGGGATATCCGGCCTGGTACGGCGATTGCTCGACAGATCCGACCGAGGCATCGCGATTTCAGGAGGTTCGCTCATGAAGACTCGAATGACATGGCTGACGGCGCTCGGCCTCGGAGCCGGAACGATGTACCTTTTCGACCCCCAGGGTGGCAACCGACGGCGGGCACTGATCCGTGACAAGCTCGTCCGGACCGCCCACAAGGCCGCCGATGCGGCGGAGGTCACGGCGCGCGATCTCCGCAACCGGGCTCTCGGCGTGGCCGCCTCGACCCGGTCGCGATTCGCCGGCGGGCCGGTCGACGACCGCGTACTCGCCGAGCGGGTGCGGGCACAGCTCGGTCGGGCTTGCTCTCATCCCCGGTCGATCGTCGCCTGGGTCCAGGACGGCTCGGTCACCCTCAATGGCCCGATCCTGGCGGCCGAAGTCGACCGCGTGCTCTCGCGCGTGCGGGCGGTGCCCGGCGTACGCAATGTCGAGCATCGCTTCGACGTCCACGAGCGAGGGGACGACGTCCCGGGCCTCCAGGGTGGCGCGCCGCGCCACGTGCGGTCCGGCTTGATGCAGACCTGCTGGTCACCGACGTCGCGACTGGCGGCGGGGGCGGCGGGCATCACACTCGCCGCGATCGCGGCTCGATCGGGCGGCGTCGTCGGTGCGGCGACGGGGGCGGCGGGCCTGGCCCTGCTGGCCCGGGGGGCCACCAACCTCGAATTCCGGCGGCTCCTGGGAATCGGCACGGGGCGACGGGCCATCGACATCCGCAAGACCGTGAACATCGACGCCCCGGTCGAGGTGGTTTACGAGTTCTGGACTGACCTCGCGAGCTTTCCGCAGTTCATGTCCAACGTTCGCAAGGTGCAGGACCTCGACGACGGGCGGTCGCGCTGGACTGTCGCCGGACCGGCGGGGGTGCCGGTCGAGTGGGAGGCCGTCATCACGGACCTCGTCCCCAACCAGGTACTCGCCTGGGAGACAGCGCCCGGCTCCACGGTCGAACATGCCGGGCGCGTGCAATTCCGGACGAACCGGTTCGGCGGCACTCGGGTGGATATCCAGATGTCCTACGCGCCGCCGGCCGGCGCGCTCGGGCACGCGGTGGCGGCGTTGTTCGGAGCGGACGCCAAGAGCGAGCTCGATGCCGATCTCGCTCGGATGAAGACCCTGATCGAGACGGGACGACTACCCCGGGACGCGGCACAGTCGTCGAGCCGCGAGGCCTCCGGCTAACCGAAGTCGATCGGAGCGGACCATCCGACCGCGGAGCGGGCAGGTATGACCGCCAGGGCGCGAGCACCCTGGCTCGCCCAGATCCGGGGTGTGGCGAGCGGCCGGGCCCGCCACACCCCCATTACCGGAAGGAGTGGCAAATGAGAGCTGGACGGTCCCTCAGGCCGCTTCCGCCGTCTCGACCCGACGCGAGCCGTTACGGCGCGCGCTGATCTCGGCGCGCGCCTGGCAGGCGCTGCAGCGCTGGGCAAACGGGAGGGCCCTGAGCCGCGCGAGTCCGATGAAGTCCTCGCAGTCATGGCAGATCCCGTACTCGCCCCGGGTGAGCCGCTCGAGCGCCGCCTCGATCTGGGCAACCTGGCGGCCCTGGCGGTCCATGAGGGCGACCTGGATCTCGTCTTCCAGAGTCTCGGTGGCCCAGGCCGTGATGTCGGCCGTGCGGCCGGGCTCCTGGGTCCGCCGCCTGGTGACGACGCTTCGCACGGACTCCTTGAGCTGCGCGTGCCGTTCCTTCAAGAACTGCTCGATCTCCTTCACAACCCGCCGGTCCAGCTTCTCCTTGGTCTTCATGCAGCCCTCCTTTGGTGCGACTGCCGTCCGCCATGCATAGACCGTGCCGAGTTAGGGTGCCGGGAAATATCGCCGCCGACGGGGCACGAGCAACTTGAAAGCCTCAGGGTTGACACTAGAGTCAGGGCCCTAGGTTTGAAACCTTACACCCCTCCCCTGGTGAGAGAGATCAGGCGCGGACCTGGCGAACACCCGCCTCGCGGGCACAGTTGGCGCAGCAGAACATCTTGCTGTCGTTCTCCACGCCGTGGCCGATGATCCGACAGCCGCAGTGGTCGCAGGTGGGCGCCAGCGCATGGATCGCGCATTCGAAGCAGTCGAAGACGTGGCGCCGGCCCCGAGCATTGATCTCGATCGTCTTGTCGTACTCGTTTCCGCATACCTCGCATCGCGCCATGGGAGTGCTCCTCCTACCGCCGGCGGCGTCCTGGCCGGCAGGTGACCGGGAGGGTATGCAAGGAAAATACCGAGGGAAGAGATCCGATCAGGCTCGGCTGCTAGATTGCATATGGTGGTCTCCCAGCCCCCGCTCTGTCCAGACCTCGTCCCGGGCGACCCGTCAACCGCCTACGCGCACCTATAGGAGGAGAGTGAGCGATGCCGGAACGCGGCAAGATGGGCAAGATCGTCGGCCGGATCGACGGCGGCTCAGAGCCCGACGCCACCCTCTGGAGCCGGATGCGGGAATGGGTGTCCGGTGGATTTACCCGGATCGAGGACATCGTCTACATCGGGCTGGGCATGCTGCTGGCAGCCAGCGCCGTGGCCTTGCTGGCCGACGGGGCGTTCGCGTTCGGCCGGGCCATCCTGGGGGGTGATCTTCCCGGCCGCGTCGTCGCGCTGCTCGACCGCATCCTCCTCATCGTGATGATCGTGGAGATCCTCTATACGGTCCAGGTTTCCTTCCGGGAACACACACTCGTTCCGGAGCCCTTCCTCATCGTGGGCCTCATCGCCGCCATCCGGCGGCTCCTCGTGCTCACCGCCGAGTTCGGGAAGCTCCTGGAAATGGGCGAGGCCGCCTTCCGGAGCGCCGTTCTCGAGCTCGGGCTCCTGACCCTGATGGTCCTGGTGCTCGTCGCCTCGCTCGCGGTGCTCAGGCGGCGGGACGCCCCCGTCGGAGCCCAGCGCGGGTGACATGTCGGGACGAGCGTTCATCGGCGCCAGCGGCTACGTCTACCGGCACTGGCGCCAGCGGTTCCATCCCCGAGACCTGCCCGCGCGCCGGTGGCTATCGTTCTACGCCCGGCACTTCCGGACGGTTGAGCTGAACAACCCTTCGACCGCCTGCCCGCGGCCGACACGTTTCGGGCCTGGCGAGACACGGTGCCGCCAGGCTTCGTTAATGCCTTCGCCGTCCGGCACGCCCGCCGCCTCATCGAGTTCGTGGCACCGGAAGCCCGGCGCCGGGTCGGCACGGTTCTTGAACCGGATGACGGACTCAGAAGGGATCACGAGGTGAGCTATGCCTGAGGAGAAGACGGTCCGGCGGGCCCGGCAGGCCCGGCGTGAGGGCAAGGCCCCGACCACGCAGGCCGGGGAATTCGTCCACGAGGAGATCCAGCACGTCCGGGAGGGCAAGCACGGGGCTCGATCGACCAAACAGGCGATTGCCATCGGCCTTTCCAAGGCTCGGCGAGCGGGTGTGGACCTTCCCCCTCCGGAAAAGGGCCGCGTATCGGCAAAGACGCGTCGGAGCGCGCAGCGCGACTACGAAGCCGGCCAGGGCCGAGGCGGGCGGACGCCGTCGGCGCGCCGCTCGCGGGCCACGATGCGCGCGCTCAAGCGCGAGGGGCGTCAGGCGGCCTCGCGCCCGGCGCTTGCCCGGCAGGCCCGGCAGGCTCGGGGCAGCGCCCGCCGCCGGAAGGCCGCCTAGAGCCGGCGGCCGCCCCCCGCAGGGCAACCCCGAAGCGCCATGAATCGACCCCGGCCGACGGCGGGCTACGCCGAGCTCGATCCCTGCACCCGCGCGATCTACTGTCGCGCCCTGGCGGCGCTCAGGGACGCGCGGATACCCTTCCTCGTCGGCGGGGCGTATGCCTTCGCCCGCTATACGGGGATCGTGCGGCACACGAAGGACTTCGACGTCTTCCTGCACCGCCGGGATGTCGTGCGCGCCCTGGACACGCTCGCCCGGGCAGGGTACCAAACCGAGCTGACCTTCTCCCACTGGCTCGGCAAGGCGTACGAGGGCGAGGACTTCATCGACGTGATCTTCAGCTCGGGCAACGGCGTCGCCGAGGTCGACGACACCTGGTTCGAGTACAGTATCGAGGACGAGGTGCTCGGGCTCCCCGTGCTGCTCTGTCCCGCGGAAGAGATGCTGTGGTCGAAGGCGTTCGTCATGGAGCGCGAGCGCTTCGACGGAGCCGATGTCGCGCACATCCTGCGCGCGCGGGCCTCCGGTCTCGACTGGCCACGTCTGCTCCGCCGGTTCCAGGACCACTGGCGCGTGCTGCTCAGCCACCTCATCTTGTTCGGCTTCGTCTATCCCGCCGAGCGGACCTTGATCCCTGCGGAGGTCATGCAGGAGCTCCTCGGCCGACTCCGAGACGAGCTCGACACTGCCTCCCCCTGCGACCGGCTCTGCCAGGGGACACTGCTCTCGCGGGCCCAGTATCTCGATGACCTCGAGCGCGAGGGGTATCTGGATGCGCGGCGGCTGCCGCGGGGCAAGATGACGGACGAGGCCATCGCGCGGTGGACGGCGGCGATCGAGGAACCCCGAGCAGCCTCCGAGCCCCATGACGGCCGTTAAGGACACCGTCCGGCTGGCCGCGATGGCCGACATCCACTGCGGCACGACCGCCCCCGAGGCGCTCCGGCGCCTGTTCGTGGAGGCGAGCGAGAAGGCGGATGTCCTCGTGGTGTGCGGCGACCTCACCAACCACGGCCTGCCGGAGGAGGCCCGGACCCTCGCCAAGGAGCTGAGCGCCTCCCTGCGGATCCCCATCGTCGCCGTCCTCGGCAACCACGAGTACGAGTCCGGGCGCGAGGGCGAGATCCGTCAGATCCTCGTCGACATCGGCGCCAACGTCCTGGACGGGGACGCCTGCGAGATCGCCGGGATCGGCTTCGCCGGGATCAAGGGGTTCGGGGGCGGCTTCGGCGAGCGCGCGCTCCAGCCGTGGGGCGAGGAGATCATCAAGCGCTTCGTCCACGAAGCCGTCGACGAAGCCCTCAAGCTCGAGTCCGCCCTGGCTCGGCTCCGCACGCCGCACCGCGTGGCTCTCCTCCACTACGCGCCGATCCAGCAAACGGTCGAGGGCGAGCCGCCCGAGATCAGGCCGTTCCTGGGGTCGAGCCGACTCGAGGAGCCTCTGACCAACTACCCGGTCGCCGTGGTCTTCCACGGCCACGCGCACCACGGCCGCCTCGAGGGCCGGACGCGCGCCGACGTCCCGGTCTACAACGTCGCGATCCCGCTCCTGCTGGACACGTTTCCCGACCGGTCGCCCTTCTATCTGCTGGAGCTCCCGGCCCCTCCCCGGCCCGCGGCGTAGATCGGCACCTGCCGCGTGGCGCCGGCCGGTAGCGCCCTGGCGCCCGGCCCCGTGATCCGGGGTCGAGCAGGCCCGGTCAGGGGGTCACGCACGCCCAGGGTCGAGAAGACCCGAGAGCGTCGACCCCCGGCGCGACCGGGGCGGGCGTACCTGCTCGAACGTGCACAGGGAGGGCGCCTTGTCCGGGCGCCAGCGCAGGAACTTCGTCCCGTGGCGAAACCGGTCCTCGGAGAAGTGGTCGTAGCGCACCTCGCACACGAGCGCGGGGCGCAGCGGCTGCCACTCGGCGGAGCGTCCGCGGCTCCAGCGGCTGGGGCCGCCCGGGGCGTGCCCGGTGAAGCCGGGGGGCTCCACCAGCGGCTCCACGATAGGCTTGAGGGTCTGCCGCTCCTCCGCGGTGAAGCTCGACGCGAAGCCGACGTGATCGAGGAGGCCCGCTTCATTGTAGAGGCCGAGGAGCAGGGAGCCGATGGCCCCGCCGGCCGCGTACCGGAAGCCGCCCACCACGCAATCCGCCGTCCGCAAGCGCTTGACCTTCTGCATCGCGGTGCGATCGCCCGGGCGGTAGGGCGCCTCGAGCCGCTTGGCCACGATCCCGTCGAGCCCGCTCGCGCCGAACTCCCGCATCCAGCGCTCCGCCAGTCGACGGTCGCGGGTCGCCGGTGAGAGACGCACCGTGCCCTCCCCGGGCACGTCCGCGAAGAAGCGCTCGAGCTGCTCTCGCCGCTGAGCCAGGGGGAGCTGGGTCACGGCGCGGCCCTCGCGGTCGACCAGCAGATCGAACGCGAGGAAGACGGCCGGGGTCTCGCGGGCGAGCTTCCGGACCCGGCTCTCGGCGGGGTGGATCCGCTGGAGCAGGGCGTCGAAGGAGAGGTACCCTTCCACGGGAATCACGATCTCGCCGTCGAGGACGAAGCGCGCCGCGGTGAGCCGTCCGAGGGCCTGAACGAGCTCCGGGAAGTAACGGCTGAGCGGCTGAGCGCTCTTCGACTGGAGCACGACCTCGTCGCCGTCGCGGAAGGCCAGACAGCGGAAGCCGTCCCACTTGGGCTCGTAGAGCCAGCCTTCCCCGGCGGGCAGGCTCGTCACGGACTTGGCCTCCATCGGCGCCGCCGGGGGCCTGACCGGAAGGGCGAGGACGGGGAAGGCCGCGGCGAGGCTCTCGGCCGGCAGGGCCCCGGTCGCGACGTCGGCCGCGCCGGCCCCGGGGCGCCTGCGGGCGGTCACCGGCGCCGCGTGTCCGCCCGGAGCTCGGGCAGCGCCTGGCGGTGCTTCCAGAGGTCGGCCCAGGGGTCCGGGCCGGCGAGCCGCGACTCGAAGGTCCGGATGTTGTAGCGGGCGGGATCGAGCCTCGGGTCCACCTCGTCCCAGGCCAGCGGGGTGGAGACGGGGGCCTTCGGGCGTCGGCGCACCGAGTAGGGCGCCACGATGGTCTGGCCGAACGCGTTGCGAAGGGCGTCGGCAAAGACGCGCCCGCGTCGCTTCGCCTTCGACATCTCCACGGTCACGAGCTCCGGCGCGCGCTCGGCGAGTGAGCGGCCGACCGCCTGCGCGAAGGCGCGGACCGCGTCCTGCGTGGGACCCCGCCGCAGCGGCACCAGGACGTGCAAGCCGCGGCCGCCCGAGGTCTTGGGGTAGGAGGAGAGCCCGTGCTCCTCGATGATCTCCCGCAGCAGCCGGCCGGCCTTCGCCGCATCCGCGAACCGTCCCGAGCCGGGATCGAGGTCGAACGCGATCCAGTCCGGCCGTTCCCGGGATCCGGTCCGGCAGTTCATGACGTGGACGGCGATGCAGCCGAGATTGACCAGCGCGAGGAGGGTCTTGATCGATCCTCCGACCACGTAATTGACCGTCCGGCCGGCGCTGGCGGCGGCGAGCGGCGCGGTTCGCACGCCGGCCGGCAGGCCGTCGGCGAAGTTCTTCTGGAAGAAGCACTCGCCCCGCATGCCTTCCGGGCAGCGCTCGGCGGCGAGCGGCCGGTCGTCGATCCACGGAAGAAGCCGGGAGGCGATGGCGGCGTAGAACCGCACGACCTCGAGCTTGGTGATGCGCTCCTCCGGCCACCACACCTTGTCGGGATGGGTCACGGTGACGCCGGCGACCCGCACCGCCGCGCCGCCCGCCGCCGCGGGCGCCGCCCGCCGGCTCGGCGAGCGGCGGCGCTCAGGGCTCACGCGCCCTCCAGGTGAGCTCGCGCGGGTCCTTGTCCTGGCGCAGGCCGAGGAAGGCCGGCTGGCGCAGCTTCCCGTCGGCCGTCCACTCGGCGAAGGCGAGCTGAGCGACGAGCTCGGGACGGATCCACGTCACTCCGGCCTCGCGCGGGGGCGGATCGAATGGCGACCGCTCCGTCCGCAGCGCCTTCATCCTGGCACCGAGGTCGGCCAGCGTCGCGGCGGAGAATCCTGTCCCCACCTTGCCGACGAACCGGAGATGCGCGCCCTCGTAGAGGCCGACGAGCAGGGCGCCGAAGTGCGAGCGCTGCCCGGTGGGGGCCGTGAAGCCGCCGATCACGAACTCCGCCTCCTTGCGGCACTTCACCTTGAGCCAGCTCCGCGAGCGGCGCCCGGGCTCGTAGGGGGCCGCCTCGTCCTTGGCGATGATCCCCTCCCAGCCCCTCTTCTGGGCCACCCGGTAGGCGGCGAGCCCGTTGGGTCCTATGCGCCGCGACCGCATCAGCACACCCCGGGCCTGCCGGACGACCGTCTCCAGCGCGTGGCGGCGAGCCGACAGGGGCGTCGGGATCAGGTCCTGCCCGTCGCGCTCGAGGCAATCGAAGATGGCGAAGACCGGGCGGATCGGCTCGCCCATCGCCCGGCGCTGGAGGAGCTGGAACCGCGAGACGTCGTGGCGATCGAAAGCGACGATCTCGCCGTCGAGCACGAGGTCGCCGCCGGGGAGGGCACCCAGGGCTTCGGCGATCTCGGCGAAGTCCGCCGTGATGTCCTTGAGGTTGCGCGAGAAGAGGCGGACCTGCCGACGGCGACGATACGCGATGGCGCGATCGCCGTCATACTTCTCCTCGTATACCCAGCCCGGTCGATGAAACGGCTCGGGCACCAGCGTCGCCAGCATGGGCCGGATCAGCCCCTTCACCGGCGGCGAGCGACCTTCGGGGGATCGCCGGTCGCAGCCTTCGCCACGTCGCCGCCCTCGTCAGCCGCGATCTGAGCGAGGGACCGCCCGCTCACGACCGAGTGCGGGGCCGACACGGTGATGTCCTTGGTCGAGGCGTAGCGGTCGCGATGCTTGATCAGGAGCCAGTTGCGTCCCCGGAACCGGACCAGGGCCCAGGAGCCTTTGAGCTTCCGGCCTCTGAGGGTGAACTTGAGCTGCCCCTTGCCGAGGGCCGCGGCGACGTCCGCGCCGCTCTCCGGGACATACGTCCCGTGGTCCCACACCATGACGGTGCCGCCGCCATACTCGCCCTCGGGAATCACCCCTTCGAAGTCGGCGTAGTCGAGCGGATGGTCCTCGACGGCCGCCGCGAACCGCTTGACGGCCGG
Above is a window of Candidatus Methylomirabilota bacterium DNA encoding:
- a CDS encoding nitroreductase family protein yields the protein MEVFEAVRTILAVRGYQEKPVPEATLRRIVEAGRLTGSAMNMQPWHFIAVQDRETLRRLGGLAQTGPYVAQASLAIVVAVDRTRFSVSDASRAIQSMLLTAWADGVGSNWVGFGGLEGVKALLSIPAELDVVAIVPFGYPVGATGRGKKQRKPLRAVAHRERYGQPFE
- a CDS encoding phosphosulfolactate synthase; the encoded protein is MPEPPSRPAWQGVIELPVRERLPKPRDSGWTMVIDKGLGLHAIDDLMQVAAPSIDVVKLTFGTSAFFAYDVLKEKVRTITAHGVACMPGGTFQEVAIWQQSFDRYLDRARELGFNALEVSDGTIEMDPRTRAEAIGKAVKAGLRVLSEVGKKDPNDAQPMAVLAEQVNADLDCGAFMVIMEAREAGKGVGIYDASGLPKEAEIDAFLGGVKDPGRILWEAPLGPQQRYLVLRFGPNVNLGNIPPEDILALEALRSGLRGDTLKRAWLANREFHRP
- a CDS encoding anion transporter, producing MRHVGRDYLGVHCTLVPDIALTRVIALAALIWTYIGLTIGRVPGLRVDRTGVAIIGAAVVVVTGVVPWDRAVASVDAHTLALLFGMMIVSAYLRLSGFFHLVTLWAVRRARTPAGLLAALIGAAGVLSAVFVNDVICLVLAPLVLRITRQLRLPPVPYLIALATAANVGSVATLTGNPQNMLVGSFSGLSYRSFLFREAPVALIGLVCVFGIVWLVYRSQLGAVIEPGQIETHFAVHYPLMIKTVLGVLVMLVAFLAGVPVALVALGGAAYTLLTRRVKPAKVYREINWELLVLFTGLFVLIGGLEATGLTGELFRWTAAAHLHHPAMLTAVSAVLSNLVSNVPAVLLFKSIIPTFAEPARGWLILAMASTLAGNLTLFGSVANLIVVEVARGARVELHFLEYSRVGVPLTLVTLLVGWLVLSLLPV
- a CDS encoding SRPBCC family protein codes for the protein MKTRMTWLTALGLGAGTMYLFDPQGGNRRRALIRDKLVRTAHKAADAAEVTARDLRNRALGVAASTRSRFAGGPVDDRVLAERVRAQLGRACSHPRSIVAWVQDGSVTLNGPILAAEVDRVLSRVRAVPGVRNVEHRFDVHERGDDVPGLQGGAPRHVRSGLMQTCWSPTSRLAAGAAGITLAAIAARSGGVVGAATGAAGLALLARGATNLEFRRLLGIGTGRRAIDIRKTVNIDAPVEVVYEFWTDLASFPQFMSNVRKVQDLDDGRSRWTVAGPAGVPVEWEAVITDLVPNQVLAWETAPGSTVEHAGRVQFRTNRFGGTRVDIQMSYAPPAGALGHAVAALFGADAKSELDADLARMKTLIETGRLPRDAAQSSSREASG
- a CDS encoding TraR/DksA family transcriptional regulator — its product is MKTKEKLDRRVVKEIEQFLKERHAQLKESVRSVVTRRRTQEPGRTADITAWATETLEDEIQVALMDRQGRQVAQIEAALERLTRGEYGICHDCEDFIGLARLRALPFAQRCSACQARAEISARRNGSRRVETAEAA
- a CDS encoding phosphate-starvation-inducible PsiE family protein, translated to MPERGKMGKIVGRIDGGSEPDATLWSRMREWVSGGFTRIEDIVYIGLGMLLAASAVALLADGAFAFGRAILGGDLPGRVVALLDRILLIVMIVEILYTVQVSFREHTLVPEPFLIVGLIAAIRRLLVLTAEFGKLLEMGEAAFRSAVLELGLLTLMVLVLVASLAVLRRRDAPVGAQRG
- a CDS encoding DUF6496 domain-containing protein, with amino-acid sequence MPEEKTVRRARQARREGKAPTTQAGEFVHEEIQHVREGKHGARSTKQAIAIGLSKARRAGVDLPPPEKGRVSAKTRRSAQRDYEAGQGRGGRTPSARRSRATMRALKREGRQAASRPALARQARQARGSARRRKAA
- a CDS encoding metallophosphoesterase, with amino-acid sequence MTAVKDTVRLAAMADIHCGTTAPEALRRLFVEASEKADVLVVCGDLTNHGLPEEARTLAKELSASLRIPIVAVLGNHEYESGREGEIRQILVDIGANVLDGDACEIAGIGFAGIKGFGGGFGERALQPWGEEIIKRFVHEAVDEALKLESALARLRTPHRVALLHYAPIQQTVEGEPPEIRPFLGSSRLEEPLTNYPVAVVFHGHAHHGRLEGRTRADVPVYNVAIPLLLDTFPDRSPFYLLELPAPPRPAA